The proteins below are encoded in one region of Flavobacterium sp. IMCC34852:
- a CDS encoding AMP-binding protein, with product MKHYEDNFTHQYLPSLDLQPDYIFLDMPQFNRPEMLNCVDRLLDNHIKEGRGNNICIRTFETTWTYQDLFEKANQIAHVLVEDLGLKSGNRVLIRSANNPMMVAVWFAILKAGGIVVATMPLLRAKELTTIIDCAEISHALCDHSLADEMHLVKSDYLQSVCFYGNSQLEVLMQNKPTTFTNYHTKSDSVALIGFTSGTTGLPKMTAHFHKDILNICEAFPQYSLQPTADDIFTGSPPLGFTFGLGGLVLFPMYFGASTFLIEKPSPDMLLQAIQDYKITICFTAPTAWRIITTKVADFDISSLRKCVSAGETLPLKVWQDWHNATGLKIIDGIGATEMLHIFISSNEANMKPGATGVAITGYEAKIVDKNGNAVPTNEPGRLVVRGITGCKYLNRIDKQKEYVENGWNVTGDIFRQDEEGYFWFVARGDDMIISSGYNIAAIEVESVLLTHEEILECAVVGLPDVERGMLVCAHIVLKDPAKATDNMKNHIQHWFKEVAAPYKYPRVIYFTEALPKTETGKIQRFKLKN from the coding sequence ATGAAACATTACGAAGACAACTTTACCCACCAATATTTACCGAGCTTAGACCTGCAACCGGATTATATCTTTTTAGATATGCCGCAGTTCAACCGACCGGAAATGCTCAATTGTGTGGATAGACTTTTGGACAACCACATCAAAGAAGGTCGTGGCAACAACATTTGCATCCGCACTTTTGAAACCACTTGGACCTATCAAGATTTATTCGAAAAAGCCAATCAAATTGCGCATGTATTAGTTGAAGATTTAGGGTTGAAATCAGGCAACAGAGTATTGATTCGTTCTGCTAACAACCCAATGATGGTGGCGGTTTGGTTCGCCATTTTAAAAGCCGGCGGCATCGTTGTGGCGACTATGCCTTTATTGCGTGCGAAAGAACTGACTACCATCATTGACTGTGCCGAAATCTCTCATGCGTTGTGCGACCACAGTTTGGCTGACGAAATGCATTTGGTCAAATCAGACTATTTACAAAGTGTTTGTTTCTATGGCAATTCACAGTTGGAAGTATTAATGCAAAACAAACCAACAACTTTCACCAATTACCATACAAAATCCGACAGCGTTGCCTTAATCGGCTTTACTTCGGGTACAACAGGTTTGCCTAAAATGACCGCGCATTTCCACAAAGACATTCTAAACATTTGCGAAGCATTTCCACAATATTCACTCCAACCCACAGCTGATGACATCTTTACGGGAAGTCCGCCACTCGGATTTACCTTTGGTCTCGGCGGCTTGGTTTTGTTCCCCATGTACTTCGGTGCTTCGACCTTCTTAATCGAAAAACCAAGTCCGGACATGCTTTTACAAGCGATTCAAGATTATAAAATAACCATTTGTTTTACCGCACCAACCGCATGGCGAATCATCACTACCAAAGTAGCCGATTTTGATATTTCCAGCTTGCGCAAATGTGTTTCCGCTGGAGAAACTTTGCCGTTAAAGGTCTGGCAAGATTGGCACAATGCGACCGGACTAAAAATCATCGATGGCATCGGCGCTACCGAAATGTTGCATATCTTTATCTCCTCTAATGAAGCCAATATGAAGCCCGGCGCCACAGGTGTGGCTATTACTGGTTATGAAGCTAAAATTGTAGATAAAAACGGAAACGCTGTCCCAACCAACGAACCCGGAAGATTAGTCGTTCGCGGCATCACCGGTTGCAAATATTTGAACCGAATTGACAAACAAAAAGAATACGTAGAAAACGGCTGGAATGTCACCGGAGACATTTTCCGCCAAGATGAAGAAGGCTATTTTTGGTTTGTCGCCCGAGGCGATGATATGATTATTTCTTCGGGCTATAACATTGCAGCCATTGAAGTCGAAAGCGTGCTTTTGACCCACGAAGAAATTCTCGAATGTGCCGTAGTAGGGTTACCGGATGTGGAAAGAGGCATGTTAGTTTGCGCCCATATTGTATTAAAAGATCCAGCTAAAGCTACCGACAATATGAAAAACCATATTCAACACTGGTTCAAAGAAGTAGCCGCGCCGTATAAATATCCGAGAGTGATTTATTTTACCGAAGCTTTACCTAAAACAGAGACCGGAAAAATACAACGATTTAAATTAAAAAATTAG
- a CDS encoding acyl-CoA thioesterase — protein sequence MNNYFTKTEKIRFKHVDYAGIVFYPRFLEMLNDLVEDWFEEALDRPFSKIHETNGIPTVDLKVQFKKAARLGEVLTKKLWVIKLGGASVNCGFRFEDEQGNTCLEGEVTLVNVAISNGRDAIKAEPFNEEMKKKLSLFII from the coding sequence ATGAACAACTATTTTACCAAAACTGAAAAAATACGTTTCAAACACGTCGATTACGCCGGAATTGTCTTCTATCCACGATTCTTGGAAATGCTAAATGATTTAGTCGAAGACTGGTTCGAAGAAGCACTCGACCGACCTTTCTCCAAAATCCATGAAACCAATGGGATTCCGACGGTCGATTTGAAAGTCCAATTCAAAAAAGCGGCTCGCTTAGGCGAAGTCTTAACCAAAAAGCTTTGGGTTATCAAACTCGGCGGCGCCTCCGTAAATTGCGGTTTCCGTTTTGAAGACGAACAAGGCAACACTTGTTTGGAAGGAGAAGTAACGTTGGTCAACGTCGCCATCAGCAATGGTAGAGATGCTATCAAAGCGGAACCTTTCAACGAGGAAATGAAGAAAAAGCTTTCCTTATTCATAATTTAA
- a CDS encoding carbon-nitrogen hydrolase family protein — MEFKKFKAATVQTSPVFLNVEKTIEKVISFVKEAGENGAQLIAFPEVFIAGYPYWNWIMTPVQGSKWYEQLYKNSVAVTDESMQPLFQAAKDHNMHIIIGINERGDSYGEIYNTNLIIDNKGNLIGKHRKLVPTWAEKLTWTSGDGSSLKVYDTEVGPVGTLACGENTNTLARFTLLSQGELVHIANYISLPVAPPDYDMAEAIKIRAAAHSFEGKLFTIVSCSTISQEIKDALREDVPNVDELLTRKSSAFSGFIGPNGAVIGEPLIDDEGIIYADIDLEKCIQPKQMHDILGHYNRFDIFDLRVNTAPTRKITFVDNHEEFNKR; from the coding sequence ATGGAATTCAAAAAATTCAAAGCCGCCACCGTACAAACGTCACCCGTTTTTCTCAACGTAGAAAAAACGATTGAAAAAGTAATTTCCTTCGTTAAAGAAGCCGGTGAAAATGGTGCTCAACTCATCGCTTTCCCCGAAGTATTCATTGCCGGTTATCCTTATTGGAACTGGATTATGACACCGGTGCAAGGCAGTAAATGGTACGAGCAATTGTATAAAAACTCGGTAGCCGTTACTGATGAAAGCATGCAACCGTTGTTCCAAGCCGCGAAAGACCACAATATGCACATTATTATTGGTATCAACGAACGCGGTGATAGCTATGGCGAAATTTACAATACCAATTTGATTATAGACAATAAAGGAAACCTCATCGGTAAACACAGAAAGCTTGTCCCAACATGGGCCGAAAAACTAACGTGGACTTCAGGCGACGGTTCTTCTTTGAAAGTGTATGATACTGAAGTTGGTCCGGTTGGAACCTTAGCATGTGGTGAAAACACAAATACCTTAGCGCGATTTACTTTATTATCACAAGGCGAATTGGTACACATTGCCAACTATATTTCGCTACCTGTTGCGCCACCCGATTATGACATGGCGGAAGCAATAAAGATTCGAGCCGCAGCCCATTCTTTCGAGGGTAAATTATTCACGATTGTTTCGTGTTCCACCATTTCTCAAGAAATCAAAGACGCTTTGCGCGAAGATGTACCGAATGTGGATGAATTGTTAACGCGTAAAAGCTCAGCCTTCTCAGGATTTATTGGTCCGAATGGCGCTGTGATTGGCGAACCGCTAATTGATGACGAAGGTATTATTTATGCGGATATCGATTTAGAAAAATGCATCCAACCGAAACAAATGCACGACATTCTCGGACATTACAACCGCTTTGATATTTTTGATTTAAGAGTCAATACCGCTCCAACGAGAAAGATTACCTTTGTAGACAATCACGAAGAGTTTAATAAAAGATAG
- a CDS encoding cupin domain-containing protein — METNNYSDDVIGRARVQDTPELEAYYKELEALGAGALWTVANDIEPWEPRANSVPMLWKYEDLRSLVLKSSELVTPEQAGRRVVYLINDKRKDVSAAVGWLYTGIQVTRPGESTSAHRHRASALRFIMEGSKGYTVVDGNKIMLEVNDFVITPNSAWHEHGVEEDGQTCIWQDGLDIPLVNALEANDYAVYDGKQPLVAPINHLPLSYSCAGLIPADKSWDKPYSPLFKYSWSKVYPALLDAQVVNHPDAFDGILMQYSNPLTGGHVMQTMGAAMQLLPAGFKGKAHKHTGSFVYQCAKGSGYTIINGQRFDWKERDIFCVPSWAWHEHHNASDTEDACLFNFNDLPVIEGLGLFQGRVYEENNGHQIIKNTP, encoded by the coding sequence ATGGAAACAAATAACTATTCAGACGACGTTATCGGTCGTGCCCGAGTACAAGACACCCCCGAACTCGAAGCTTATTATAAAGAACTCGAAGCCCTTGGTGCCGGTGCGCTTTGGACAGTAGCCAACGACATCGAACCTTGGGAACCTCGAGCCAATTCGGTTCCAATGCTTTGGAAATATGAAGATTTAAGAAGTCTGGTGTTAAAATCCTCCGAACTCGTAACACCCGAACAAGCCGGAAGACGTGTAGTCTATTTAATCAACGACAAACGCAAAGACGTTTCTGCTGCTGTAGGTTGGTTATATACCGGAATCCAGGTTACACGCCCGGGCGAAAGCACTTCAGCTCACCGACACCGCGCTTCTGCCCTACGTTTTATCATGGAAGGTTCTAAAGGTTACACGGTAGTGGACGGCAATAAAATAATGTTGGAAGTCAACGACTTTGTGATTACCCCAAACTCAGCGTGGCATGAACACGGCGTAGAAGAAGACGGCCAAACCTGCATTTGGCAAGACGGTTTAGACATTCCGTTAGTGAATGCTTTGGAAGCCAATGATTATGCGGTGTATGACGGGAAGCAACCTTTGGTAGCACCTATCAACCACTTGCCGTTGAGTTACAGCTGTGCAGGTTTAATTCCTGCCGATAAATCATGGGACAAACCTTATTCACCCTTATTTAAATATTCTTGGAGCAAAGTCTATCCGGCTTTATTAGACGCTCAAGTTGTCAACCATCCTGATGCTTTCGACGGAATTTTGATGCAATATTCCAATCCGTTAACCGGAGGTCATGTGATGCAAACTATGGGTGCGGCCATGCAATTGTTACCGGCCGGTTTCAAAGGCAAAGCCCACAAACATACCGGTTCTTTTGTATACCAATGTGCTAAAGGAAGCGGTTACACCATTATTAACGGACAACGTTTTGACTGGAAAGAGCGCGATATTTTCTGTGTTCCGTCTTGGGCTTGGCACGAACACCATAATGCATCGGATACTGAAGATGCCTGCTTGTTCAACTTCAACGATTTGCCGGTGATTGAAGGCTTAGGCTTATTTCAAGGAAGAGTATATGAAGAAAACAACGGACATCAAATAATTAAAAATACACCTTAA
- a CDS encoding retropepsin-like aspartic protease, giving the protein MFVKLAWSFVTNKKSLKALVLFFLLCVKINAQSLSFDQGSIKEKEYYEEIDIEVVHHKIIIPVTINNKVCKFLLDTGAPNLITSRLAKEINPENIKKIPISDANNQVDTMNMVSIKSIKLNNLNFENNAVLVTDLEEHFILKCYKIDGFIGSNLFKNSILKVSLKNKKITVTDNIRKLNVKSKGTKLTLLGQQKSPFIEIILTGENGEKGYEHALIDTGMDGFYEMSNRAYSTFSKEKIVSERYKSFGTSNIGLFGAPPPKAQILLSAKSLRINQTDFENLITTTMDDDNSRLGLDLLEYGDIIIDFKNKKFYLESTPTVLLDTVFPVYSPTLINQKFVIGHVWDKAYEDQLHFGDEIIRVGDFILSEMDFCDILELKNFRNNKTPYELEIRTKDNQTTTIKIDIR; this is encoded by the coding sequence ATGTTTGTCAAGTTAGCATGGTCCTTTGTAACAAATAAGAAGTCATTGAAAGCCTTAGTGCTTTTCTTTTTACTATGCGTTAAAATCAATGCCCAATCGCTATCTTTTGACCAAGGAAGTATCAAAGAAAAAGAATATTATGAGGAGATTGATATTGAAGTGGTTCACCATAAAATCATAATTCCGGTAACCATTAACAACAAAGTCTGCAAATTTTTATTAGACACCGGAGCACCAAATTTGATAACCAGTAGATTGGCAAAAGAAATTAACCCTGAAAATATTAAAAAAATTCCGATTAGTGACGCTAATAATCAGGTCGACACCATGAACATGGTTTCTATTAAATCTATTAAACTAAACAACCTTAATTTTGAAAACAATGCGGTTCTTGTAACTGACTTGGAGGAACATTTTATCCTTAAATGCTATAAAATAGATGGTTTTATTGGCAGTAACTTATTCAAAAATTCTATTTTAAAAGTTAGTTTAAAAAATAAAAAAATAACCGTTACTGATAACATCCGAAAACTCAATGTAAAATCCAAAGGAACTAAGCTAACATTATTGGGCCAGCAAAAATCACCCTTTATAGAAATAATCCTGACCGGTGAAAATGGTGAAAAAGGATATGAACATGCCTTGATAGATACCGGTATGGATGGATTTTACGAAATGTCAAATAGAGCTTATAGTACTTTTTCAAAAGAAAAAATCGTATCTGAGCGCTACAAAAGTTTTGGGACTTCTAACATTGGTTTGTTTGGTGCGCCACCACCTAAAGCACAAATACTATTGAGCGCCAAATCACTAAGAATTAATCAAACAGACTTTGAAAATTTAATCACAACTACTATGGATGATGACAATTCAAGATTGGGTTTGGATTTGTTGGAATACGGTGATATTATCATTGATTTTAAAAATAAAAAGTTTTACTTAGAGTCAACTCCCACAGTACTGTTGGACACTGTGTTTCCCGTTTATTCCCCAACACTTATCAATCAAAAGTTTGTCATTGGTCATGTTTGGGATAAAGCTTATGAAGATCAGTTACACTTTGGAGATGAAATCATTCGAGTAGGTGATTTTATCTTAAGTGAAATGGATTTTTGTGATATATTAGAATTGAAAAATTTTAGAAATAATAAAACACCATACGAATTAGAAATTCGAACTAAAGACAATCAAACCACCACAATTAAAATTGATATTAGATGA
- a CDS encoding fumarylacetoacetate hydrolase family protein, whose product MKLLTYQTADTEPRLGFLHNNQVIDMEDFGEISNFPLPCDMLDLIDMGIEIVEELNDMVADTPENFFEEISYSLDEVTLLAPIQKPRKNIIGIGLNYTEHVAESARTLDTTGKLPQKPIIFSKPPTTVTGTNTEIIKNTKLTSQLDWEVELAVVIGKQGKYVPKAEALDYVFGYTVINDISARDCRREGQWIVSKGQDTFAPMGPILVTKDEIENPHNLNLSLKVNGVEKQNSNTKFLLFNINDLIEDLSIVFTLEPGDIIATGTPAGVGAGRDPQEWLHDGDVVEATVEGIGTIVNTVKEISK is encoded by the coding sequence ATGAAACTACTTACCTATCAAACTGCCGACACCGAACCCCGTTTAGGCTTCCTCCACAACAATCAAGTCATCGATATGGAAGACTTTGGTGAGATTTCCAATTTCCCGCTTCCGTGTGACATGCTCGATTTGATTGATATGGGCATTGAAATCGTGGAAGAATTAAACGATATGGTAGCCGATACACCGGAAAATTTCTTTGAAGAAATAAGCTATTCCCTAGACGAAGTAACGCTCCTTGCTCCCATTCAAAAACCGAGAAAGAACATTATTGGGATTGGTTTGAATTATACCGAACACGTAGCGGAAAGCGCTCGTACACTGGACACAACAGGAAAGCTTCCGCAGAAACCGATTATTTTTTCGAAACCGCCCACTACGGTTACCGGAACCAATACCGAAATCATTAAGAACACCAAACTGACTTCGCAATTGGATTGGGAAGTAGAATTGGCGGTTGTCATTGGTAAACAAGGAAAATACGTTCCTAAAGCAGAAGCTTTGGATTATGTTTTCGGTTATACGGTGATCAATGATATTTCGGCACGTGATTGTCGCCGAGAAGGTCAATGGATTGTTTCCAAAGGACAAGATACTTTTGCGCCGATGGGACCAATATTAGTCACCAAAGACGAAATCGAAAATCCGCACAATTTGAACTTATCCTTAAAAGTAAACGGTGTGGAAAAACAAAACTCCAATACGAAGTTTTTACTATTCAACATCAACGATTTGATTGAAGATTTGAGCATCGTTTTCACCTTAGAACCGGGCGATATCATTGCGACCGGAACTCCGGCCGGGGTTGGTGCCGGACGTGATCCGCAAGAATGGTTGCACGATGGCGATGTAGTAGAAGCTACGGTGGAAGGAATAGGAACAATAGTGAATACAGTTAAAGAGATTTCTAAGTAA
- a CDS encoding maleate cis-trans isomerase family protein: MNKKFRIGQIVPSSNVTMETEIPAIFRARETILPERFTFHSSRMRMKKVTKEELEAMDAMSLKCAQELSDAHVDVMGYACLVAIMSMGRGYHCVSEVNLHQETVANDFPTPIVTSAGALINGLKVLGAKKVSIITPYMRPLTDLVVDYIEHQGFEVVDSIALEIPDNLEVAAQDPMNLLEIYKRLDLTGVDVIVASACVQMPSLEAVDLIQAECGIPVTSAAVCTTYEMMKKLGIEAKSAIGGELLSGKY, from the coding sequence ATGAACAAAAAATTCAGAATAGGACAAATAGTGCCATCCTCAAACGTGACGATGGAAACCGAAATACCGGCCATTTTCAGGGCCAGAGAAACCATATTACCGGAGCGTTTTACGTTTCACAGCAGCCGCATGCGGATGAAAAAAGTGACCAAGGAAGAACTCGAAGCCATGGATGCCATGAGTTTGAAGTGCGCTCAGGAATTGTCGGATGCACACGTTGATGTGATGGGTTATGCTTGTTTGGTAGCCATCATGAGTATGGGACGCGGGTATCATTGTGTTTCGGAAGTCAATTTACACCAAGAAACAGTGGCCAATGATTTCCCTACGCCTATCGTGACTTCGGCCGGCGCTTTGATTAACGGTTTAAAAGTATTGGGAGCTAAAAAAGTTTCTATTATTACGCCTTATATGCGACCATTGACTGACTTGGTTGTAGATTATATCGAGCATCAAGGATTTGAAGTAGTCGACAGTATTGCTTTGGAAATACCCGATAATTTGGAAGTTGCGGCACAAGACCCGATGAATTTATTGGAAATCTACAAACGCTTAGACTTAACAGGTGTTGATGTCATAGTGGCTTCAGCCTGTGTGCAAATGCCATCGTTGGAAGCGGTTGATTTGATTCAGGCAGAATGTGGTATACCGGTGACTTCCGCAGCCGTTTGTACTACCTATGAAATGATGAAGAAGTTAGGCATCGAAGCTAAATCGGCTATTGGCGGTGAATTGCTGAGTGGAAAATACTAA
- a CDS encoding OsmC family protein, with protein MKRRATAVWNGSGKDGKGHLTTQSTVLNQTQYSFGSRFEEGVGTNPEELVGAAHAGCFSMKLAFNLQAAGFTATELKTEAEIVFEDGTIVASNLTLTAKVDGIDNAKFDELVKDAEANCPISKLLNTKISVSYTLNA; from the coding sequence ATGAAAAGAAGAGCAACTGCCGTTTGGAACGGCTCAGGTAAAGACGGAAAAGGTCATTTGACTACGCAAAGTACGGTTTTAAATCAGACACAATATTCTTTTGGTTCTCGTTTTGAAGAAGGAGTCGGAACCAATCCTGAAGAATTAGTAGGTGCAGCACATGCGGGCTGTTTTTCGATGAAATTGGCTTTCAACTTACAAGCAGCCGGTTTCACGGCAACCGAATTAAAAACAGAAGCAGAAATTGTTTTTGAAGACGGAACAATTGTAGCCTCCAATCTAACGCTGACCGCAAAAGTAGACGGAATTGACAACGCAAAGTTTGACGAATTGGTCAAAGATGCCGAAGCCAACTGTCCGATTTCAAAACTATTGAATACCAAAATCAGTGTAAGCTATACGCTGAATGCATAA
- a CDS encoding VIT1/CCC1 transporter family protein translates to MISLKSIQTEVDVCYLYKILAEHEEDENVAHVFRQMSEIEHSHALAFLAKNNLEESHLPKPSGRARTLHLIGKVFGYDYILGVLLDTEKSVSSSIIKARKQTGTKESLSDTAHVTILKNILSNNNQVSGANLARFEKRHRSVGGNALRAAVLGGNDGLVSNFSLVMGIAGATSGQEEVLLAGMAGLLAGALSMALGEWISVKSSQELYENQMQLELEELETNPEGEQKELALIYMTKGIPEVQAQQMAAEIMKNKGQAHEMLIKEELGINPEDLKGSAMEAAVTSFLLFAIGAIIPVFPFFFWGGMQAVIISTVMSAIGLFLIGAAITLFTGKSVWFSGFRQVVFGLIAAAITFGIGKWIGVSVMG, encoded by the coding sequence ATGATTAGTCTTAAGAGTATCCAAACCGAAGTAGATGTATGTTATCTCTACAAAATTTTAGCGGAGCATGAAGAAGATGAAAATGTAGCTCATGTTTTCAGGCAGATGAGTGAGATAGAGCACAGTCATGCCTTGGCTTTTTTGGCCAAAAACAATTTAGAGGAATCGCATTTGCCCAAACCATCCGGAAGGGCTCGCACATTGCATTTGATCGGTAAGGTATTTGGCTATGATTATATTTTGGGTGTTTTATTGGACACCGAAAAAAGTGTTTCTTCTTCTATTATCAAAGCGCGAAAACAAACCGGAACCAAAGAATCTCTATCCGATACAGCTCATGTGACTATTTTAAAAAACATCCTAAGCAACAATAATCAGGTTTCCGGTGCTAATTTAGCTCGATTTGAAAAACGCCATCGTTCAGTAGGGGGAAATGCTTTGCGAGCCGCAGTCTTGGGAGGCAATGACGGTTTGGTGTCCAATTTTAGTTTGGTCATGGGAATTGCGGGCGCCACCAGTGGCCAAGAAGAAGTTTTATTGGCGGGTATGGCCGGCTTATTGGCCGGTGCGCTTTCAATGGCTTTAGGTGAATGGATATCGGTAAAGAGTTCACAGGAACTTTATGAAAACCAAATGCAACTGGAGTTGGAAGAACTGGAAACCAATCCGGAAGGAGAACAAAAAGAATTAGCACTCATTTATATGACCAAAGGTATCCCGGAAGTACAAGCCCAACAAATGGCTGCCGAAATCATGAAAAACAAAGGGCAAGCTCATGAAATGCTGATTAAAGAAGAGTTAGGCATCAACCCGGAAGATTTAAAAGGTTCTGCAATGGAAGCAGCGGTAACTTCTTTTTTACTTTTTGCTATCGGAGCCATTATCCCGGTATTTCCGTTTTTCTTTTGGGGTGGCATGCAGGCGGTCATTATCAGCACAGTTATGAGCGCCATCGGTTTGTTTTTAATTGGTGCGGCCATTACTTTATTTACCGGGAAAAGTGTATGGTTTTCCGGTTTTCGTCAGGTAGTTTTCGGATTGATAGCAGCTGCCATTACTTTCGGAATCGGAAAATGGATTGGGGTTTCCGTTATGGGATAA
- a CDS encoding MBOAT family O-acyltransferase, with the protein MLLFASYVFYGLWNPPLVILLWISTVIDWITGKELAVEENKRKRLFWLLLSMFVNLGFLFFFKYGNFLLENFTALVNAMGMDYHPLPMDIILPMGISFYTFQTMSYTIDMYWRKTERVKTFLDFALYVTFFPQLVAGPIVRAGDLVTQFYEEKKATVNQFIWGLFLLTIGLFQKVVLADTLLSKTSDTVFNSDKVLNTWDAWTGTLAFSGQIFFDFAGYSTCAIGLALMLGFHLTDNFRYPYAAIGFSDLWRRWHISLSTWLRDYLYIPLGGNRKGVVRMYVALMLTMLLGGLWHGAAWTFVIWGALHGLFLVVERLLKNVITIKINFWNGIILALATYICVNFTWVFFRARKFETAQNMIESMLFMHADGAKVLDTFSIVKVFMLIGITFICHWIMRNTSMEAVAQKKSPIVLGLVWAVMFFLIAIAQGSGEQFIYFQF; encoded by the coding sequence ATGTTACTTTTTGCCAGTTATGTTTTTTACGGATTGTGGAATCCGCCTTTGGTAATCTTGTTATGGATATCAACAGTAATCGATTGGATCACCGGAAAAGAATTGGCCGTAGAAGAAAACAAAAGAAAGCGATTATTTTGGTTGCTGCTCAGCATGTTTGTCAATTTGGGCTTCTTGTTCTTTTTCAAATACGGTAATTTTTTACTCGAAAATTTCACCGCCTTGGTGAATGCCATGGGAATGGATTACCATCCGCTTCCGATGGATATTATCTTGCCCATGGGTATTTCTTTCTACACTTTTCAAACGATGTCCTACACCATCGATATGTATTGGCGAAAAACAGAAAGGGTCAAAACTTTCTTGGACTTTGCCTTGTATGTGACCTTCTTTCCACAGTTGGTCGCCGGACCAATTGTTAGAGCAGGCGATTTGGTAACCCAATTTTATGAAGAAAAAAAAGCTACAGTCAACCAATTTATCTGGGGTTTGTTTTTGTTGACTATAGGCTTGTTTCAAAAAGTAGTCTTAGCCGATACCTTATTGTCTAAAACCTCGGATACCGTTTTCAATTCGGATAAAGTACTGAATACTTGGGATGCCTGGACCGGAACACTAGCTTTTTCCGGACAAATATTTTTCGATTTTGCCGGGTATTCTACTTGTGCTATCGGATTGGCCTTAATGCTGGGTTTTCACCTTACGGATAATTTTCGATACCCCTATGCAGCCATTGGTTTCTCTGATTTATGGCGAAGATGGCACATCTCTTTGTCGACTTGGTTAAGAGATTATTTATACATTCCGCTTGGCGGCAATCGAAAAGGCGTAGTGCGTATGTATGTCGCTTTAATGCTTACCATGTTATTAGGTGGTTTGTGGCACGGAGCAGCATGGACATTTGTGATTTGGGGTGCTTTGCATGGTCTTTTCTTGGTGGTTGAACGTTTGTTGAAGAATGTAATTACTATTAAAATAAACTTTTGGAACGGAATCATTTTGGCCTTGGCTACTTACATCTGTGTCAATTTTACTTGGGTTTTCTTCAGAGCTCGAAAGTTTGAAACCGCACAAAATATGATAGAGTCGATGTTGTTTATGCATGCTGATGGAGCGAAGGTTTTAGATACATTTTCGATTGTAAAAGTTTTTATGCTGATAGGCATAACTTTTATCTGTCATTGGATCATGAGAAATACTTCAATGGAAGCGGTCGCTCAAAAGAAGTCGCCTATAGTTTTAGGTCTGGTTTGGGCAGTAATGTTCTTCTTAATTGCTATAGCGCAGGGCAGTGGTGAGCAATTTATTTACTTCCAATTTTAA
- a CDS encoding DUF4242 domain-containing protein, with protein MPKFIIEREIPGAGDLNADQLKGISQASCSVLKNLGPDIQWVESFVTGDKIYCVYLAPDEQLILEHAKQGGFPANKICKVVNTISPMTAE; from the coding sequence ATGCCTAAATTTATTATCGAAAGAGAAATTCCGGGTGCCGGAGATTTAAACGCTGACCAATTAAAAGGAATTTCACAAGCCTCCTGCAGTGTTTTAAAAAACTTAGGTCCCGATATCCAATGGGTGGAAAGTTTTGTAACCGGCGATAAAATTTATTGTGTTTATTTGGCTCCGGATGAACAACTAATCTTAGAACACGCCAAGCAAGGTGGTTTCCCCGCTAATAAAATCTGTAAAGTGGTTAATACCATAAGTCCTATGACTGCTGAATAA